A genomic window from Prunus persica cultivar Lovell chromosome G2, Prunus_persica_NCBIv2, whole genome shotgun sequence includes:
- the LOC18785236 gene encoding peptidyl-prolyl cis-trans isomerase FKBP20-1, which produces MSDAIDLSGDGGVLKKIVRHAKPDAIAPTQDLPLVDVHYEGILEETNEVFDTTHEDNTVFSFELGKGSVIKAWDIAVKTMKVGEIAKITCKPEYAYGSAGSPPDIPPEATLIFEVELVACNPRKGLSLGSASEERARLEELKKQREMAAANKEEEKKKREEAKAAAAARIQAKLDAKKGGKGKGKGK; this is translated from the exons ATGAGTGATGCAATTGATTTGAGCGGGGATGGAGGGGTCCTCAAGAAAATTGTAAGGCATGCAAAACCAGATGCAATTGCTCCGACCCAAGACCTTCCCCTCGTTGATG TTCATTATGAAGGCATTCTTGAGGAAACCAACGAAGTTTTTGATACGACACATGAAGATAACACGGTTTTCTCATTTGAGCTGGGGAAGGGCAGTGTAATCAAGGCTTGGGATATTGCAGTGAAAACCATGAAG GTTGGGGAGATTGCTAAAATCACTTGCAAGCCAGAATATGCCTATGGAAGTGCGGGTTCTCCACCAGATATTCCACCAGA GGCAACCCTTATATTTGAGGTGGAGTTGGTGGCTTGCAATCCACGGAAGGGATTAAGTTTGGGTAGTGCCTCAGAAGAAAGGGCCAGGCTAGA AGAACTGAAGAAGCAGAGGGAGATGGCTGCTGCaaacaaagaggaagagaagaagaagagagaagaggcgaaagctgctgctgctgctcgtATTCAAGCTAAGTTAGATGCCAAGAAGGGTGGAAAGGGAAAAGGCAAAGGAAAATAG